One genomic region from Mesorhizobium terrae encodes:
- a CDS encoding NAD(P)(+) transhydrogenase (Re/Si-specific) subunit beta, translated as MNINLASFLYLVSGILFILALRGLSHPTTSRKGNLYGMIGMAIAIVTTLLLAKPSFGGFALIVLGLAIGGSVGAYTARRIAMTSMPQLVAAFHSLVGMAAVMVAAAAMYAPASFGIGEAGAIHAQALVEMSLGVAIGAITFTGSVIAFLKLDGRMSGKPIMLPSRHLINAALGIGLVVLIVLLVATQSTTIFWLIVIASLALGVLLIIPIGGADMPVVVSMLNSYSGWAAAALGFTLGNLALIITGALVGSSGAILSYIMCKGMNRSFISVILGGFGGETAAVADDGVQRTVKTGAADDAAYLMMNAQKVIIVPGYGMAVAQAQHALREMADKLKANGVEVKYAIHPVAGRMPGHMNVLLAEANVPYDEVFELEDINSEFAQADVAYVIGANDVTNPSARDDKSSPIYGMPILDVDKARTCLFVKRSLGSGYAGIDNTLFYKDGTMMLLGDAKKMTEEIVKAMDH; from the coding sequence GTGAACATCAATCTCGCCTCTTTCCTCTATCTGGTCTCCGGCATCCTGTTCATCCTGGCGCTGCGCGGCCTTTCGCACCCGACCACCAGCCGCAAGGGCAACCTCTACGGCATGATCGGCATGGCGATCGCCATTGTCACCACCTTGCTTTTGGCCAAGCCGTCCTTCGGCGGTTTCGCGCTCATCGTGCTCGGCCTCGCGATCGGCGGCAGCGTCGGCGCCTATACGGCGCGGCGGATTGCTATGACCTCGATGCCGCAGCTGGTCGCGGCCTTCCACTCGCTGGTGGGTATGGCTGCCGTGATGGTGGCTGCCGCCGCCATGTATGCGCCGGCCTCTTTCGGCATTGGCGAAGCTGGCGCGATCCACGCGCAGGCGCTGGTGGAAATGAGCCTCGGCGTCGCCATCGGCGCCATTACCTTCACCGGTTCGGTCATCGCCTTCCTGAAGCTCGACGGACGCATGTCGGGCAAGCCGATCATGCTGCCGTCGCGCCACCTGATCAACGCGGCACTTGGCATCGGCCTGGTCGTTTTGATCGTTCTGCTCGTCGCCACCCAGTCGACCACCATTTTCTGGCTGATCGTCATCGCTTCGCTGGCGTTGGGTGTACTGCTCATCATCCCGATCGGCGGCGCGGACATGCCTGTCGTGGTGTCGATGCTCAATTCCTATTCGGGCTGGGCGGCAGCCGCTCTCGGCTTCACGCTGGGCAATCTGGCGCTGATCATCACCGGTGCGCTGGTCGGTTCTTCCGGTGCGATCCTGTCCTACATCATGTGCAAGGGCATGAACCGCTCGTTCATCTCGGTCATTCTCGGCGGCTTTGGCGGCGAGACGGCCGCCGTTGCCGATGACGGCGTCCAGCGCACGGTCAAGACGGGTGCCGCCGACGATGCGGCGTACCTCATGATGAACGCCCAGAAAGTCATCATCGTGCCGGGCTACGGCATGGCGGTGGCGCAGGCCCAGCATGCGCTGCGCGAAATGGCCGACAAGTTGAAGGCCAACGGCGTCGAGGTGAAGTACGCCATTCACCCGGTCGCCGGACGTATGCCCGGGCACATGAACGTGCTGCTCGCTGAAGCAAATGTACCTTACGACGAGGTGTTCGAACTGGAGGATATCAACTCCGAGTTCGCGCAGGCCGACGTCGCCTATGTCATCGGTGCCAACGATGTCACCAACCCGTCGGCGCGTGACGACAAGAGCTCGCCGATCTACGGCATGCCGATCCTTGACGTCGACAAGGCCCGCACCTGCCTGTTCGTCAAACGCTCCTTGGGTTCCGGTTATGCAGGCATCGACAACACGCTGTTCTACAAGGACGGTACCATGATGCTGCTCGGCGACGCCAAGAAGATGACCGAGGAAATCGTCAAGGCAATGGACCATTGA
- a CDS encoding Pls/PosA family non-ribosomal peptide synthetase, which produces MAGRPQILTGADFAQAGQPGERLDIFFEQLAGKFATSPAVISDGRVWTYRELDKRANQFARLLVDRGVKPGDRVGLLLDRSAETYVALLAVMKAGAAFVPLATAFPEERMTLIIDDASVKLIVTIAAYSSRAEGLPVPYVLVDGPSAEIGKKSDKPLSRKGATPASDETCYILYTSGTTGRPKGVVVNHQSICNFVRVAAASYGYRPSDRVYQGMTIAFDFSTEEIWVPFAAGATVVPAPGQLTLVGEELADFLRDNKVTCMACSPTLLSSIESDVPSLRALLVGGEACPHNLVVRWSKPGRQILNTYGPTEATVTATMGLLTPDKPVTIGAPLPTYSVVIVDPTEAALTKPGELGEIGLAGIGLAVGYLNRPDLTEQKFIPDFVGLPNNPSKRIYRTGDLGRINDDGEIEYNGRIDTQVKIRGYRIELGEIEAVLLDQPAIAQAAVTTWEIEPGRVELVAYYAPKTGLPPISRGDVARELKRRLPDYMVPSYLEELPAIPMTVSNKADLRQLPKPTNVRLTADRAIVQPGNEDERFLAAALSDVLNLSEASAGDNFFVSADDNFFDDLGANSLLMARFCARVRTKPEWATASMRDIYLYPTVASLAQHLRIPEETTIATDERVLTHQASNFAYWTCGAAQLLFYGLYSYFSLWAFNLGLNWVYDKLDEPFQLYLRCVLLSGGVFFGMSGFAIVAKWLLVGRWKAEAFPIWGLRYYRFWVIQTLIRTAPVVLFRGNPLYSIYLRLLGARLGENTVIECRTVPVCTDLISIGDNTILRKESMILGYRAQSGYIHTGPLTIGKDAFVGVGSTMDIDTRIGDGAQLGHASSLQRGQSIPDGERWHGSPAVPTEANYCKVRNVDASNYRRILFEAAQLVGLFMIVTPLPLLFHAYWQNVSDDYQETIGIVAIGTTVTLFGYLAVALLAATLLPRLIRLILKPGRTYTLYGFRYWLQTVVELFSNARLLNLLFGDSSAIVYYMRAIGWKLNKVVQTGSNFGSNQQHENPLLCEIGTQTMVSDGLFMINMHKSASAFRLDHTRLGERNYLGNNIYYPPDGRTGNNCLLGTKVMVPIDGPVRENVGLLGSPSFEIPRMVNRDKELIAGINEDERLRRLKSKNVYNAVTALLFLFAQWAMLFVTLVIWDRALNYYTDWAEMALFVAVLLTSAITIPFYVLLERASLGFGKLKPRMTTIYDVSFWHHERHWKLSDSPITRLFGGTPFRPMIMRMLGVKVGRRVYDGGSNLTERSLVEIGDDATLNEGCVIQAHSLEEGAFKSDYIRIGKGCTLGPAAFIHYGVVMGDGSVVDVDSFVMKGEVLEPNSIWRGNPAKLQRFVTPVTRDEIKTAA; this is translated from the coding sequence ATGGCCGGGCGTCCCCAGATATTGACGGGTGCCGACTTCGCACAAGCCGGGCAACCGGGCGAACGGCTCGACATATTCTTCGAGCAACTTGCCGGGAAGTTCGCCACTTCGCCTGCTGTTATCTCGGATGGACGCGTCTGGACATATCGGGAACTGGACAAACGCGCAAATCAGTTCGCCCGTTTGCTCGTCGATCGGGGTGTGAAGCCGGGTGACCGGGTGGGTCTCCTGCTCGACCGCTCCGCGGAAACCTATGTCGCATTGCTGGCCGTAATGAAGGCCGGCGCGGCCTTCGTTCCGCTCGCCACTGCTTTCCCCGAAGAGCGGATGACGCTCATCATCGACGATGCGAGCGTGAAGCTGATCGTCACGATCGCGGCCTATTCCTCCCGGGCTGAGGGGTTGCCCGTGCCGTATGTCCTGGTCGATGGTCCGTCGGCCGAAATCGGGAAGAAGTCCGACAAGCCGCTGTCGCGGAAAGGGGCCACACCCGCTTCCGACGAAACCTGCTACATCCTCTACACGTCAGGCACGACCGGCCGCCCGAAGGGTGTGGTCGTCAATCACCAAAGCATCTGCAACTTCGTGCGTGTGGCCGCAGCATCCTATGGATATCGGCCGAGCGATCGCGTCTACCAGGGCATGACGATCGCCTTCGACTTCTCCACTGAGGAGATTTGGGTTCCGTTCGCGGCAGGCGCGACGGTCGTGCCGGCTCCGGGCCAGCTTACCCTTGTGGGCGAGGAGCTCGCCGATTTCCTCAGGGACAACAAGGTCACCTGCATGGCCTGCAGTCCAACCCTGCTGTCCTCGATCGAGAGCGATGTGCCCAGCTTGCGGGCGCTACTGGTCGGCGGCGAGGCTTGTCCTCACAATCTCGTCGTGCGCTGGTCGAAGCCGGGCCGACAGATCCTCAACACCTACGGCCCGACCGAGGCCACCGTTACGGCGACGATGGGCTTGCTCACGCCGGACAAGCCGGTGACGATCGGTGCACCGTTGCCCACCTATTCCGTCGTCATCGTCGACCCGACGGAAGCTGCGTTGACCAAGCCTGGTGAACTGGGCGAGATCGGTCTTGCCGGCATCGGGCTTGCCGTCGGTTATCTCAACCGGCCGGATCTGACCGAGCAGAAATTCATCCCCGACTTCGTTGGGCTGCCGAACAACCCTTCCAAGCGCATCTACCGCACCGGTGACCTTGGCCGCATCAACGATGACGGCGAGATCGAGTATAACGGGCGCATCGATACCCAGGTGAAAATCCGCGGATACCGTATCGAGCTCGGAGAGATCGAGGCCGTTCTGCTGGACCAGCCCGCCATTGCGCAGGCTGCGGTGACAACCTGGGAAATCGAACCCGGTCGCGTGGAATTGGTTGCCTACTACGCGCCCAAGACAGGGCTGCCGCCGATCTCGCGCGGTGACGTTGCCCGCGAACTGAAACGGCGTCTGCCCGACTACATGGTGCCTTCCTATCTGGAAGAGCTGCCAGCCATTCCGATGACGGTCTCAAACAAGGCGGATCTACGTCAGCTGCCAAAGCCGACAAATGTCCGGCTGACGGCGGATCGGGCGATCGTGCAACCGGGTAACGAGGACGAACGTTTTCTGGCTGCGGCGCTCTCCGATGTCTTGAATCTCAGCGAAGCCTCCGCCGGGGACAATTTCTTCGTATCGGCCGACGACAATTTCTTCGACGATCTCGGCGCCAATTCCTTGCTGATGGCGCGCTTCTGCGCCCGCGTCCGCACCAAGCCGGAATGGGCAACGGCATCGATGCGGGACATCTACCTGTACCCGACCGTTGCAAGCCTCGCGCAGCATTTGCGCATTCCCGAAGAGACGACGATAGCCACCGATGAGCGTGTTCTCACGCACCAGGCATCGAACTTCGCGTACTGGACCTGCGGCGCGGCTCAGCTACTGTTCTACGGCCTCTACAGCTATTTTAGCCTGTGGGCGTTCAACCTCGGTCTCAATTGGGTCTATGACAAGCTCGATGAGCCGTTCCAGCTGTATCTACGCTGCGTGCTGCTCTCGGGCGGTGTCTTCTTCGGCATGTCGGGTTTCGCCATCGTTGCCAAGTGGTTGCTGGTGGGACGCTGGAAAGCGGAAGCCTTTCCGATCTGGGGCCTGCGCTATTACCGGTTCTGGGTCATCCAGACCTTGATCCGCACGGCCCCGGTCGTTCTTTTCCGCGGCAACCCGCTGTACTCCATCTATCTGCGCCTTCTCGGCGCCAGGCTTGGGGAAAACACCGTCATCGAATGCCGCACCGTGCCCGTGTGTACGGACCTCATATCGATCGGCGACAACACGATCCTGCGCAAGGAATCGATGATCCTCGGCTACCGGGCGCAGTCCGGCTACATTCACACCGGACCGCTGACCATCGGCAAGGACGCCTTCGTGGGTGTCGGCAGCACCATGGATATCGACACCAGGATCGGGGATGGTGCCCAGCTCGGCCATGCGTCCTCGTTGCAGCGCGGACAGAGCATCCCGGACGGCGAACGCTGGCATGGGTCGCCGGCGGTGCCGACCGAGGCGAATTATTGCAAGGTCCGCAACGTCGATGCGTCCAACTATCGACGCATCCTGTTCGAAGCGGCTCAGCTCGTCGGGCTGTTCATGATCGTCACGCCGCTGCCGCTGCTCTTCCATGCCTACTGGCAGAATGTCAGCGACGACTATCAGGAGACGATTGGCATCGTCGCCATCGGCACCACGGTCACGCTGTTCGGCTACCTCGCGGTCGCCTTGCTGGCCGCGACGCTGCTGCCGCGCTTGATCCGCCTGATTTTGAAGCCGGGTCGTACCTACACGCTCTACGGGTTCCGGTACTGGCTTCAGACGGTGGTCGAGTTGTTCAGCAATGCACGCTTGCTGAATCTGCTGTTCGGCGACAGCTCGGCGATCGTGTATTACATGCGCGCCATTGGCTGGAAGCTCAACAAGGTGGTTCAGACCGGCTCCAACTTCGGTAGCAACCAGCAGCATGAGAATCCGCTCCTGTGTGAGATCGGCACCCAGACCATGGTGTCGGACGGGCTTTTCATGATCAACATGCACAAGTCCGCCTCCGCCTTCCGGCTCGACCACACACGGCTCGGCGAACGCAACTATCTGGGCAACAATATCTACTATCCGCCAGACGGACGGACCGGAAACAACTGCCTGCTCGGCACGAAGGTGATGGTGCCGATCGACGGACCGGTGCGCGAGAATGTCGGCCTGCTGGGTTCGCCTTCCTTCGAAATCCCGCGCATGGTCAACCGTGACAAGGAGTTGATCGCGGGCATCAACGAGGACGAGCGCCTGCGTCGTCTCAAATCCAAGAATGTCTACAATGCGGTGACGGCGCTTCTCTTCCTGTTCGCGCAATGGGCGATGTTGTTCGTGACGCTGGTGATCTGGGACCGCGCGCTGAACTATTACACCGACTGGGCGGAAATGGCGCTCTTTGTAGCGGTGCTGCTGACCTCGGCGATCACCATTCCGTTCTACGTCCTGTTGGAGCGGGCCAGCCTCGGCTTCGGCAAGCTGAAGCCTCGGATGACGACGATCTACGACGTCAGCTTCTGGCACCACGAGCGTCATTGGAAACTGTCGGATTCGCCGATAACGCGCCTGTTTGGCGGCACGCCGTTCCGGCCGATGATCATGCGCATGTTGGGCGTCAAGGTGGGTCGCAGGGTGTATGATGGCGGCAGCAACCTGACCGAGCGCTCGCTGGTCGAAATCGGCGATGATGCGACCCTCAACGAAGGCTGCGTCATCCAGGCCCATTCGCTGGAAGAGGGTGCCTTCAAGTCGGATTACATCCGGATCGGCAAGGGCTGCACGCTGGGACCGGCGGCGTTCATCCACTATGGCGTGGTGATGGGCGACGGGTCGGTCGTCGATGTCGATTCCTTCGTGATGAAGGGTGAAGTGCTGGAGCCCAATTCGATATGGCGGGGCAACCCAGCCAAGCTCCAACGCTTCGTCACGCCCGTTACGCGCGATGAGATCAAGACGGCCGCTTGA
- a CDS encoding GNAT family N-acetyltransferase, whose protein sequence is MTTHVQKAAQVHLVPVTEANRAQVTALELAHDQLDFVASNTESLEEADLDEDARPRVVMAGDGVVGFLMYEAPQDDDEARIYRFMIDRQHQGRGYGRAALLQVLDEIAQLGHIRHISICYAPDNEGARHLYRSAGFVEEGLDEDGEMIADLVVPSPTDDR, encoded by the coding sequence TTGACGACGCATGTTCAGAAGGCTGCGCAGGTTCATCTCGTGCCGGTGACCGAGGCTAATCGGGCCCAGGTCACCGCGTTGGAGCTCGCACACGACCAGTTGGATTTCGTCGCCAGCAACACCGAGTCCCTCGAGGAGGCCGATCTGGACGAAGACGCCCGGCCACGCGTGGTGATGGCTGGTGATGGCGTTGTCGGCTTCCTGATGTATGAGGCGCCGCAGGATGATGACGAGGCGCGCATCTACCGCTTCATGATCGACCGTCAACATCAAGGCAGGGGCTATGGCAGAGCCGCGCTGCTGCAGGTTCTGGACGAAATTGCGCAGCTCGGCCATATCAGGCATATCTCGATTTGCTACGCGCCTGACAATGAAGGTGCACGGCACCTCTACCGCTCCGCCGGCTTCGTGGAAGAAGGCCTTGACGAGGACGGCGAAATGATCGCCGATCTCGTTGTGCCGTCGCCGACGGACGATCGTTGA
- a CDS encoding 4'-phosphopantetheinyl transferase family protein, which produces MLEAMAAIAPPGVGVGCRSIRDGDEAHLLPEEAGSIPARRPAMRRASGAARWIAHSLLSNIGINDFPVLRSPSGAPVWPDGISGSLAHDDEMAVAAVASITDVGSLGIDVEPAIALPDEIAALVATSIDVVGAVDRQLAGRILFAAKEAVYKAVYPLDHEILDYGDIAIDLSASRATTTTGRRATLAYCLAPRIVVLAFVR; this is translated from the coding sequence TTGCTTGAAGCAATGGCCGCCATCGCGCCGCCTGGCGTCGGCGTCGGCTGCCGATCGATCCGCGACGGCGATGAGGCCCATCTCTTGCCCGAGGAGGCCGGTTCCATCCCGGCGCGCCGCCCGGCCATGCGCCGTGCCAGCGGCGCCGCGCGTTGGATCGCACACAGTCTGTTGTCGAATATCGGCATCAACGATTTCCCGGTCTTGCGCTCACCTTCCGGCGCTCCAGTCTGGCCTGACGGCATCTCCGGCTCGCTCGCCCATGACGATGAGATGGCGGTCGCTGCGGTTGCGTCGATTACCGACGTCGGCTCCCTGGGCATCGATGTCGAGCCTGCCATCGCGCTACCGGACGAGATCGCCGCGCTCGTCGCAACAAGCATAGACGTTGTCGGGGCAGTGGATCGGCAACTCGCCGGCCGCATCCTGTTTGCGGCCAAGGAAGCGGTCTACAAGGCGGTCTATCCGCTTGATCACGAAATCCTGGATTATGGGGATATCGCGATAGACCTGAGTGCGAGTAGGGCGACGACGACCACCGGACGTCGTGCAACGCTCGCATACTGCCTTGCTCCCCGCATCGTCGTGCTGGCGTTCGTTCGCTGA